From Caldicellulosiruptor hydrothermalis 108, a single genomic window includes:
- a CDS encoding ISNCY family transposase: MSNFIKTQKQKFLKILMTIEKVIKALGLKIKSSRRGRPKKFKLSHIIACFVYKVKNKINSFRELEYKINEDEEFKKAIGIEKSPDHSYFSKWAKVIEEGYIEGIARILVREIVPQTKVCAIDSTPLRSSRGDKEAEVGVCVSLGFYNGYKLHVLATVEDEVIPIVWWLTRANIHDSKVVELLYEAKIFGPEVILADAGYDCAKWFEVADRLEIKFVAAVNKRNSKDFSNVKNILRVKNMEFLRSEEGQRLYKQRTKIERLFGKLKGEYNLEQIRLRGFRTYKRHVDWIMITYLIEVYIQKIENCKFSFKYTWNNL, encoded by the coding sequence ATGTCTAATTTTATTAAAACACAAAAACAAAAATTTTTAAAGATACTTATGACAATTGAGAAAGTAATAAAAGCCCTGGGATTAAAGATAAAGAGCAGCAGGAGAGGAAGACCGAAGAAATTTAAGCTAAGCCATATAATAGCTTGTTTTGTTTACAAAGTCAAAAACAAGATAAACAGCTTCAGGGAATTAGAATACAAGATAAATGAAGATGAAGAATTTAAAAAGGCTATAGGGATAGAGAAGAGCCCTGATCATTCATATTTTTCGAAATGGGCAAAGGTAATTGAAGAAGGGTATATAGAAGGGATAGCAAGAATTTTAGTGAGAGAAATAGTTCCGCAGACAAAAGTTTGTGCTATAGATTCCACACCTTTGAGAAGCTCGAGGGGTGACAAAGAGGCAGAAGTAGGAGTATGTGTTAGTTTAGGTTTTTACAATGGGTATAAATTACATGTGTTGGCAACAGTTGAAGATGAGGTTATACCTATAGTATGGTGGTTGACACGTGCAAATATCCATGACAGTAAAGTAGTAGAACTTTTGTATGAAGCTAAGATATTTGGACCTGAAGTAATATTAGCGGATGCAGGTTATGATTGTGCGAAGTGGTTTGAGGTGGCAGATAGACTTGAGATAAAGTTTGTAGCGGCGGTAAATAAGAGAAATAGTAAGGATTTTAGTAATGTAAAAAATATTTTGAGGGTAAAAAATATGGAATTTTTAAGAAGTGAGGAAGGACAAAGGTTATATAAGCAAAGGACAAAAATTGAAAGATTATTTGGGAAGTTAAAAGGAGAATACAATTTAGAACAAATAAGGTTAAGAGGTTTTAGAACATATAAGAGGCATGTGGACTGGATAATGATTACTTATTTGATAGAGGTCTATATTCAAAAAATTGAAAACTGTAAATTTTCTTTTAAATACACGTGGAATAATTTATAG
- the cas1b gene encoding type I-B CRISPR-associated endonuclease Cas1b, which produces MKKDLYVFNSGFLRRKDNTIMFETDEGKKYFPVEEIESVFIFGEVDINKRFLEFMTEKNICVHFFNRYEYYVGTYYPREHYNSGIVILKQVEFYNDYNKRITIARSIVEGAVLNMLVVLRYYNSRGNMLKDEIETIERMRHNISACSDVNTLMALEGNIREIYYRCFNKILDDENFTFVRRSKNPPLDRINALISFGNSLLYATTLGEIYQTQLDPRIGYLHSTNQRKFSLNLDISEIFKPIIVDRVIFSLVNKKVLSEKHFEKELNGIILNDQGKKLFVSEYNQKLYSTIMHPKLNTQVSYKRLIRMEAYKLQKLFLENIEYKPFVARW; this is translated from the coding sequence GTGAAAAAAGACCTTTATGTTTTCAATTCGGGATTTTTAAGAAGGAAAGATAACACCATCATGTTTGAAACAGATGAAGGCAAAAAGTATTTTCCTGTTGAAGAGATAGAATCAGTTTTTATATTTGGAGAGGTTGACATAAACAAAAGATTTTTGGAGTTCATGACAGAAAAGAATATATGTGTACACTTTTTCAACAGGTATGAGTACTACGTTGGTACATACTACCCGCGCGAACATTACAACTCAGGCATTGTAATACTCAAGCAGGTAGAATTTTACAACGACTATAATAAAAGAATAACCATTGCAAGGTCAATTGTTGAAGGTGCTGTTTTGAACATGCTTGTGGTTCTGAGGTACTACAATTCCCGTGGAAATATGTTAAAAGATGAGATAGAAACTATCGAAAGAATGCGCCATAACATAAGCGCCTGCAGTGATGTAAATACGCTTATGGCTTTGGAGGGGAATATAAGAGAAATCTACTATAGGTGTTTTAATAAGATACTGGATGACGAAAATTTTACATTTGTCCGCAGGAGCAAAAATCCACCTCTTGACAGAATAAATGCGCTGATTAGTTTTGGTAATTCACTATTGTATGCCACAACTCTTGGGGAGATTTACCAAACACAGCTTGACCCGCGCATAGGGTATCTTCATTCCACAAACCAGCGTAAGTTTTCTTTGAATTTGGATATTTCTGAAATTTTCAAACCAATAATAGTGGACAGGGTGATATTTTCTCTTGTAAACAAGAAAGTACTAAGCGAAAAGCATTTTGAAAAGGAATTAAATGGAATTATTCTAAATGACCAGGGTAAAAAGCTATTTGTGTCTGAGTACAACCAAAAGCTCTACTCTACTATAATGCATCCGAAACTAAATACTCAAGTAAGTTACAAAAGGCTCATCCGTATGGAGGCATACAAGCTTCAAAAATTGTTTTTAGAAAATATAGAATACAAACCTTTTGTGGCAAGGTGGTAG
- a CDS encoding Rpn family recombination-promoting nuclease/putative transposase has translation MIVTSWNLKYILIENQSTVKKEMQQKILKYMIRLWAEEIRKGVQILPAIIPIVVYNGIGERWSISTDLMEAFDIFKDDVFRYKVVDIIELEVKEFLEREKDILLPIVFYLEQVREDRSELIRRLLEVEKNLKKLSKKNVDRFLEWSYRIIRPRFSEEQKSEYDRVAKRVKQEGVNAMGEFVSNVARLLDEAKTKDFLAGKLEGKLEATIEFAKRLIKKGFSDEEIAELTKLQIEKVKELRNSMVN, from the coding sequence GTGATAGTCACTTCTTGGAATCTGAAATATATTCTGATTGAGAACCAGTCAACTGTAAAAAAAGAGATGCAGCAAAAGATTTTAAAGTACATGATAAGATTATGGGCAGAGGAGATAAGAAAAGGAGTACAAATCCTGCCAGCAATTATACCGATAGTTGTATACAATGGAATAGGTGAGAGATGGAGTATATCAACCGACCTTATGGAAGCATTTGACATATTTAAGGATGATGTCTTCAGGTACAAAGTAGTTGACATAATAGAGCTTGAGGTAAAAGAGTTTTTGGAAAGAGAAAAGGATATACTACTACCTATAGTGTTTTATCTTGAGCAGGTAAGAGAAGACAGGAGTGAGCTGATAAGAAGGCTTTTAGAGGTTGAGAAGAACTTAAAGAAGCTGAGTAAAAAGAATGTAGATAGATTTTTGGAATGGTCGTATCGGATTATCAGACCGAGGTTTTCTGAAGAACAAAAGTCAGAGTACGATAGAGTTGCAAAAAGGGTTAAACAGGAGGGAGTGAATGCCATGGGTGAGTTTGTATCAAATGTTGCAAGACTTTTAGATGAAGCAAAGACAAAGGATTTTTTGGCAGGGAAACTTGAAGGAAAGCTTGAAGCCACAATAGAGTTTGCAAAAAGATTAATAAAAAAGGGATTTAGTGATGAAGAGATTGCAGAGCTTACAAAGCTTCAGATTGAAAAAGTCAAAGAATTGAGAAATTCCATGGTAAATTGA
- the cas2 gene encoding CRISPR-associated endonuclease Cas2, with protein MFVILVYDVNEKRVAKALKKCRQYLTWVQNSVFEGNISEGTLRRLILELERILDLSEDSVIIYKFQNTWYSERQIIGIEKNPVDFMT; from the coding sequence ATGTTTGTGATTCTTGTTTATGATGTCAATGAAAAACGGGTGGCAAAAGCTTTGAAAAAATGCAGACAATATCTTACATGGGTACAAAATTCGGTATTTGAAGGAAATATATCAGAGGGGACTTTGAGAAGACTAATTCTCGAACTTGAAAGAATACTGGATTTGTCTGAAGATTCAGTTATTATCTACAAATTTCAAAATACCTGGTACTCAGAAAGGCAAATAATTGGCATTGAAAAAAATCCTGTGGATTTTATGACATAG